The following are from one region of the Streptomyces fradiae genome:
- a CDS encoding bifunctional salicylyl-CoA 5-hydroxylase/oxidoreductase: MTPVPSPRPLRVAVIGGGPGGLYTAALLKRGDPAREVTVWERNAPDDTFGFGVVLSDETLGGIEDADPAVHDRLRRELVHWDDVHVVHRGRLLTSTGHGFAALGRRRLLELLHARCAELGVRLRFRTEAPPAAELAASYDLVVAADGVHSRTREAHADVFRPTLTTHRCRYIWLAADFALDAFRFEIAETEHGVMQLHAYPYSADSSTVIVEMREEVWRAAGFDEIEESEGEGEAGAESAARCAKIFAEALHGRALRSNKSAWTAFRTVVNARWSHGNTVLLGDAAHTAHFSIGSGTKLAVEDAVALAAAVDRHPDLTDALAAYEAERRPVVESTQRAAAASLRWFEEIAGQLDRPPRQFAFNLLTRSRRVTHDNLRLRDPAFTAAVETEFGCPPGTPPMFTPFRLGGLTLRNRVVVSPMDLYVAEDGVPGDFHLVHLGARALGGAGLVMTEMVCVSERGRITPGCTGLWTDEQAGAWARITAFVHAQAPGTAIGVQLGHSGRKGSTRRMWEGIDQPLPDGNWPLVAASPLPYRPGVNQTPQTLDRAGLTAVREEFTAAARRAARAGFDLLELHCAHGYLLSGFLSPLTNHRTDAYGGDLAGRLRFPLEVFDAVREVWPADRPLTVRISATDWAEGGTTAEDAVEIARAFAAHGAAALDVSTGQVVPEERPEFGRSYQTPYADRIRSALGVPVIAVGAISSWDDVNSLLLAGRADLCALARPHLYDPHWTLHAAAEQGYEGPAAPWPAPYRAGSRRPPTGRKDV; the protein is encoded by the coding sequence GTGACCCCCGTGCCGTCCCCCCGGCCCCTCCGCGTCGCCGTCATCGGCGGCGGCCCCGGCGGCCTCTACACTGCCGCGCTGCTCAAGCGCGGCGACCCGGCCCGCGAGGTCACCGTCTGGGAGCGCAACGCCCCCGACGACACCTTCGGCTTCGGCGTCGTCCTCTCCGACGAGACCCTCGGCGGCATCGAGGACGCCGACCCGGCCGTCCACGACCGGCTCCGCCGTGAACTCGTCCACTGGGACGACGTCCATGTCGTCCACCGCGGCCGGCTGCTCACCTCCACCGGCCACGGCTTCGCCGCCCTCGGCCGCCGCCGTCTCCTGGAGCTGCTCCACGCCCGCTGCGCCGAGCTCGGCGTACGGCTCCGCTTCCGCACCGAGGCCCCGCCCGCGGCCGAACTCGCCGCCTCGTACGACCTGGTCGTCGCCGCCGACGGCGTGCACAGCCGCACCCGCGAGGCGCACGCGGACGTCTTCCGGCCCACCCTCACCACCCACCGCTGCCGCTACATCTGGCTCGCCGCCGACTTCGCCCTCGACGCCTTCCGCTTCGAGATCGCCGAGACCGAGCACGGCGTGATGCAGCTCCACGCCTACCCGTACTCCGCCGACTCCTCCACCGTCATCGTCGAGATGCGCGAGGAGGTCTGGCGGGCCGCCGGCTTCGACGAGATCGAGGAGTCCGAGGGGGAGGGCGAGGCAGGAGCCGAGTCCGCCGCCCGCTGCGCCAAGATCTTCGCCGAGGCCCTGCACGGACGCGCGCTGCGCTCCAACAAGTCCGCCTGGACCGCCTTCCGCACCGTCGTCAACGCCCGCTGGTCGCACGGCAACACGGTCCTCCTCGGCGACGCCGCCCACACCGCGCACTTCTCCATCGGCTCCGGCACCAAGCTCGCCGTCGAGGACGCCGTCGCCCTCGCCGCCGCCGTCGACCGGCATCCCGACCTCACGGACGCGCTGGCGGCGTACGAGGCCGAGCGCCGCCCGGTCGTCGAGTCCACCCAGCGGGCCGCCGCCGCGAGCCTGCGCTGGTTCGAGGAGATCGCCGGCCAACTCGACCGGCCGCCCCGCCAGTTCGCGTTCAACCTGCTCACCCGCAGCCGCCGGGTCACCCACGACAACCTGCGGCTGCGCGACCCCGCCTTCACCGCCGCCGTCGAGACCGAGTTCGGCTGCCCGCCCGGCACCCCGCCCATGTTCACCCCCTTCCGGCTCGGCGGCCTCACCCTGCGCAACCGGGTCGTCGTCTCGCCCATGGACCTGTACGTCGCCGAGGACGGCGTTCCCGGCGACTTCCACCTCGTCCACCTCGGCGCCCGTGCCCTCGGCGGCGCCGGCCTGGTCATGACCGAGATGGTCTGCGTGAGCGAGCGGGGCCGGATCACCCCCGGCTGCACCGGCCTGTGGACCGACGAGCAGGCCGGCGCCTGGGCCCGGATCACCGCCTTCGTGCACGCGCAGGCCCCCGGTACCGCGATCGGCGTCCAACTCGGCCACTCCGGTCGCAAGGGCTCCACCCGCCGCATGTGGGAGGGCATCGACCAGCCCCTGCCGGACGGCAACTGGCCCCTGGTCGCCGCCTCCCCGCTCCCGTACCGCCCCGGCGTCAACCAGACCCCGCAGACCCTCGACCGGGCCGGACTCACCGCCGTGCGCGAGGAGTTCACCGCCGCCGCCCGGCGGGCCGCCCGGGCCGGCTTCGACCTGCTCGAACTGCACTGCGCCCACGGCTATCTGCTCTCCGGCTTCCTCTCCCCGCTCACCAACCACCGCACCGACGCCTACGGCGGCGACCTCGCCGGCCGGCTGCGTTTCCCCCTGGAGGTCTTCGACGCGGTACGGGAGGTGTGGCCGGCCGACCGGCCGCTCACCGTCCGGATCTCCGCCACCGACTGGGCCGAGGGCGGCACCACCGCCGAGGACGCCGTCGAGATCGCCCGCGCCTTCGCCGCGCACGGCGCCGCCGCCCTGGACGTCTCCACCGGACAGGTGGTCCCCGAGGAGCGCCCCGAGTTCGGGCGCTCGTACCAGACCCCGTACGCCGACCGGATCCGCAGCGCCCTCGGAGTCCCGGTGATCGCGGTCGGCGCGATCTCCTCCTGGGACGACGTGAACTCCCTCCTCCTGGCCGGCCGCGCCGACCTCTGCGCCCTCGCCCGCCCCCACCTCTACGACCCGCACTGGACCCTGCACGCCGCCGCCGAACAGGGCTACGAGGGCCCGGCGGCGCCGTGGCCCGCGCCGTACCGGGCGGGCAGCCGCCGCCCGCCGACGGGTCGCAAGGACGTCTGA
- a CDS encoding VOC family protein, producing the protein MRINLTSVFVDEQDKALRFYTEVLGFVKKTEVPLGEHSWLTVVSPEDPDGVELVLEPNQHPAAKAYQDALAADGIPVNSFAVDDVHAEFARLSALGVRFTQEPVDMGPVTTAILDDTCGNLLQIAEYKD; encoded by the coding sequence ATGAGGATCAACCTGACCAGCGTCTTCGTCGACGAGCAGGACAAGGCCCTGCGCTTCTACACCGAGGTGCTCGGCTTCGTGAAGAAGACCGAGGTCCCGCTCGGCGAGCACAGCTGGCTCACCGTCGTCTCGCCGGAGGACCCCGACGGCGTCGAACTGGTCCTGGAGCCCAACCAGCACCCCGCCGCCAAGGCCTACCAGGACGCGCTCGCCGCCGACGGCATCCCGGTGAACTCCTTCGCCGTCGACGACGTGCACGCCGAGTTCGCGCGGCTGAGCGCGCTGGGCGTCCGCTTCACCCAGGAACCGGTCGACATGGGCCCGGTCACCACCGCGATCCTCGACGACACCTGCGGCAACCTGCTCCAGATCGCCGAGTACAAGGACTGA
- a CDS encoding helix-turn-helix transcriptional regulator, producing MADDDDELFKALADPTRRIVLDELAERDGQSLFEICARLATRHGLGISRQGVSQHLAVLEAAGLVTTRREGRYKFHDLNTEPLRRIATRWLAPPDSPPRTPPHTPERTP from the coding sequence GTGGCGGACGATGACGACGAACTCTTCAAGGCGCTGGCCGACCCCACCCGCCGGATCGTCCTCGACGAGCTGGCGGAGCGGGACGGACAGTCCCTCTTCGAGATCTGCGCGCGCCTCGCGACCCGGCACGGCCTGGGCATCTCCCGGCAGGGAGTCAGCCAGCACCTCGCCGTCCTGGAGGCCGCGGGCCTGGTCACCACCCGGCGCGAGGGCCGCTACAAGTTCCACGACCTGAACACCGAGCCGCTGCGACGCATCGCGACCCGGTGGCTCGCACCCCCCGACTCCCCTCCCCGCACCCCTCCCCACACTCCGGAGCGCACCCCATGA
- a CDS encoding PaaX family transcriptional regulator C-terminal domain-containing protein, whose amino-acid sequence MAEQHTPRSLIVSLYGAYGRSPDGAPLAVAELIRLLGVLGVDAPSVRSSVSRLKRRELLIPRRTAEGAAGYALSDDARMLLDDGDRRIYARDEPRLSDGWVLAVFSVPEAERHKRHLLRSRLARLGFGTAAPGVWIAPARLHEETRHTLERLDLAPYVELFRGDHLGFAATAEAVSRWWDLPSITKLHEEFLDVHEPVLRAGPPATPEDAYRAYLLALDSWRRLPYADPVLPLELLPENWPGTRSAQVFLALHELLHARGAEFVQPSGPGARPQGA is encoded by the coding sequence GTGGCCGAGCAGCACACTCCCCGATCCCTGATCGTCTCGCTCTACGGCGCGTACGGCCGGTCGCCGGACGGCGCGCCGCTCGCGGTGGCGGAGCTGATCAGGCTGCTCGGCGTGCTGGGCGTGGACGCGCCGAGCGTGCGTTCCTCGGTGTCCCGGCTCAAGCGGCGCGAGCTGCTGATCCCGCGGCGTACGGCGGAGGGCGCGGCCGGGTACGCGCTCTCGGACGACGCCCGGATGCTGCTCGACGACGGCGACCGGCGGATCTACGCCCGCGACGAGCCGCGCCTCTCCGACGGCTGGGTGCTCGCGGTGTTCTCGGTCCCCGAGGCGGAGCGGCACAAGCGGCATCTGCTGCGCTCGCGGCTGGCCCGGCTCGGCTTCGGGACGGCGGCGCCGGGTGTCTGGATCGCGCCGGCCCGGCTGCACGAGGAGACCCGGCACACCCTTGAACGCCTTGACCTCGCCCCGTACGTGGAGCTGTTCCGCGGCGACCACCTGGGCTTCGCGGCGACGGCGGAGGCGGTGTCCCGGTGGTGGGACCTGCCGTCCATCACCAAGCTGCACGAGGAGTTCCTGGACGTCCACGAGCCGGTGCTGCGGGCCGGGCCGCCGGCCACGCCGGAGGACGCCTACCGGGCGTATCTGCTCGCCCTCGACTCCTGGCGGCGGCTGCCGTACGCCGACCCGGTCCTTCCGCTGGAGCTCCTCCCGGAGAACTGGCCCGGCACCCGCTCGGCGCAGGTCTTCCTCGCCCTGCACGAACTGCTGCACGCGCGGGGCGCGGAATTCGTGCAACCGTCCGGGCCCGGCGCCCGTCCCCAGGGGGCATGA
- a CDS encoding AMP-binding protein has protein sequence MELTPSAHLDTFARDHLPPPEQWPRLLFELPSLAYPDRLNCGTELLDRTVERFGADREVFRDGEGGAWTYGQLRERVDRIAHVLADDLGVRPGNRVLLRGPTTPWLAACWLAVMKAGAIAVTVLAQQRARELAVMCEMARCTHALCDVRAVDELVKAEVPGLRITPFGGDGADDLLSLAIGKPDRYEAVDTAADDVALIAFTSGTTGRPKGCMHFHRDVLATADTFSAHVLRPEPDDVFAGSPPLGFTFGLGGLVVFPLRAGARAVLLEQAGPQQLLAAIGRHRVTVLFTAPTAYRVMLDELDKPGHGGGPGPAQDPGEGEGPGPDLSSLRRCVSAGENLPAGTWEAWRKRTGLKLINGIGATELLHIFISAADGAIRPGTTGRPVPGWQARIVGDDGRELPDGEEGLLAVRGPVGCRYLADPRQTEYVREGWNVTGDTYVREPDGYFRYVSRADDMIISAGYNIAGPQVEEALLAHPDVVETAVVGRPDEVRGQVVVAYTVVRDGVPRDGSTAAALRAFVRARLAPYKSPREIVFLDALPRTATGKLQRFRLRDDEAGSGPLK, from the coding sequence ATGGAGCTGACGCCCTCGGCGCACCTGGACACCTTCGCCCGCGACCATCTGCCGCCCCCGGAACAATGGCCGCGCCTCCTCTTCGAGCTGCCCTCCCTCGCCTACCCCGACCGGCTCAACTGCGGCACCGAGCTCCTCGACCGCACGGTGGAACGATTCGGCGCCGACCGCGAGGTGTTCCGGGACGGCGAGGGCGGGGCGTGGACGTACGGGCAGCTGCGCGAGCGGGTGGACCGGATCGCCCACGTCCTCGCCGACGACCTCGGCGTCCGCCCCGGCAACCGGGTGCTCCTGCGCGGCCCCACCACCCCCTGGCTCGCCGCCTGCTGGCTCGCCGTGATGAAGGCGGGCGCGATCGCCGTCACCGTGCTCGCCCAGCAGCGCGCCCGCGAGCTGGCGGTGATGTGCGAGATGGCCCGCTGCACGCACGCGCTGTGCGACGTCCGGGCGGTCGACGAGCTGGTGAAGGCCGAGGTGCCGGGGCTCCGGATCACCCCGTTCGGCGGGGACGGGGCCGACGACCTGCTCAGTCTCGCGATCGGCAAGCCGGACCGTTACGAGGCGGTGGACACCGCCGCCGACGACGTGGCGCTGATCGCCTTCACCTCCGGCACCACCGGGCGCCCCAAGGGCTGCATGCACTTCCACCGGGACGTGCTGGCCACCGCCGACACCTTCTCCGCGCACGTCCTGCGCCCGGAGCCGGACGACGTCTTCGCCGGCTCCCCGCCGCTCGGCTTCACCTTCGGCCTGGGCGGGCTCGTCGTCTTCCCCCTGCGGGCCGGGGCGCGCGCGGTCCTCCTGGAACAGGCCGGACCGCAGCAGCTGCTCGCCGCCATCGGCCGGCACCGGGTCACGGTCCTCTTCACCGCACCCACCGCCTACCGGGTGATGCTCGACGAGCTCGACAAACCCGGCCACGGGGGCGGACCCGGACCCGCCCAAGACCCCGGCGAAGGCGAGGGCCCGGGCCCCGACCTGAGCTCGCTGCGCCGCTGCGTGTCCGCCGGCGAAAACCTGCCGGCCGGCACCTGGGAGGCCTGGCGGAAGCGGACCGGTCTGAAGCTGATCAACGGCATCGGCGCCACCGAGCTCCTGCACATCTTCATCTCCGCCGCCGACGGCGCGATCCGCCCCGGCACCACCGGCCGGCCGGTCCCCGGCTGGCAGGCCCGGATCGTCGGCGACGACGGGCGCGAGCTGCCGGACGGCGAGGAGGGGCTGCTCGCGGTGCGCGGCCCGGTCGGCTGCCGCTATCTCGCCGACCCGCGCCAGACCGAGTACGTGCGGGAGGGCTGGAACGTCACCGGCGACACGTACGTCCGCGAACCCGACGGCTACTTCCGCTATGTCTCACGCGCCGACGACATGATCATCTCGGCCGGGTACAACATCGCCGGACCCCAGGTCGAGGAGGCGCTGCTCGCCCACCCCGACGTGGTCGAGACGGCGGTGGTCGGCCGGCCCGACGAGGTACGCGGGCAGGTCGTCGTGGCGTACACGGTGGTACGGGACGGGGTGCCGCGCGACGGCTCGACGGCGGCGGCGCTGCGCGCCTTCGTCCGGGCCCGGCTCGCCCCGTACAAGTCGCCCCGCGAGATCGTCTTCCTGGACGCCCTGCCGCGCACGGCGACGGGCAAATTGCAGCGCTTCCGGCTCCGGGACGACGAGGCCGGATCCGGACCCCTAAAGTGA